CCCCAGCGCCAGACCGCCGGCCAGGAAGGCCATGGGCAGGCTGACGGGCAGCGAGTGGACGACCCGCGGCAGCAGCGCGGCGACCAGCGCGCTGAGACCGGCGAGCGCGAACAGCACGGGAGTGAGCACAGGTTCCCCTCGGAGTGGTCCTGCCGAACGGCAGGTTCCGAGCGTCTCCCGGGCGACGGCCGGGCGCGCGGTCAACGACGAAGGGCGGACGACGGCCGCTCGCGTCGTCCGCGAAGGTCGAACGGTGATCACCGACGAGGACCAGCCGACCCGCGACCGCCGCTGGGCAGGACCCCTGATCGCGCTGGGGCTCGTCCTGCTCACCGCCGGCGTCGCCTTCCACGGCGTCGCCGCCGCCCACCGGCCCTCCGGCCCCGGCGGGTCCGACACGTGGACCGTCGTCCTGAACCACACCGCCCTGCGGTGGGGCGCCTACGGGGCCGTCGTCGCGGGCGTCGCCCTCGTCGTGCGGGGCTGGAACCTGCGGCGCCGGTGAGCCGCCGCCTCGTCGTGGCCGTGGCGGCGCTCGCGGTCCTCGCCGGGTGCGGGTCGCCGCAGGACGTGGCCGAGCGCGAGGCGCGCCGCGACGCCGACGCGAAGGCCGCCGACCTCGAGCACGCCGTCGACCTGGCCTCCCGCGACGACCGGTTCGCCGCCGAGGTCGCCGCCCTCACCGTCCCCGGCCGCGACGGTGTCGAGCTGCTGCGGACCCACGGGGAGGGCGACGGGCCCACGTGGATCGACGTGCGCGTCACCGGGCACGCGGACGCGCACTCCTCGAACGGCATCGGGGACGAGTCGTACCCCGAGGCGACCGTGCCGTTCTGCTACCGCTTCACGCTGCGGCCCGACGGGGCCTCCTCCGACGGCGGCTCGGCGTGCGACGGGGACGACGCCACCGCTGCGGCCGTGACGCCCGGACCCGTCGTGCGGCTCGGGGAGGACGACCTCGACACCCTCCGGGCCGCTCTGGCCGCCGGCACCACCGACCTCGCGGCGACGTTCCCGGCGGGCACGATCGTCGACGTGGCCGAGGTCGACGGCTGGACGGGGGTCGGGGTGGTCGGGCCGCCGCCGTTGCGGGACTGCCTGCTGGGGCGGCGCTCGGCGGGCGGGGACGTCGAGGTGTGGTTCCCGCCGGCGATCACCGTCGCGCCCGGGGAGGCGAGTTGCGACGGGACGACGGCGGCGACGGGTGGGGCGCGGACGGACCCGCACTGACCGGCGGGCGGTGGGGCCCGCCGGTCAGGGCGCTCCGCTCAGGCCTCCTGCAGCCCGGGCCGGCCCGCGTCGACGACGAAGCTGGCGCGGGTGCTGACGGGCGAGCCGGGCTGGGACACCTGGTCCAGCACCTGGAAGTCGGCGCGCAGCTCGCGCCGGTCCAGGCGGGCCACGACGTACCCGCGCTGGTTGTTGGCGAGCTTCAGGTCCGGGTTGTCGGCGAGTTCGCTGTCGCGGGTGGCGTAGGTGTCGCCGCCGTCCCCGCCGGAGGTGATGGACGTGCAGACCAGTTCGACGCCCACCGGGACGGAGTTCTGGTCGTCGGCGAACCGGGCCAGGTCCGCGGCGTAGTGCTTGTGGACGTCCCCGGACAGGACGACGGGATTGTCGACCCCGCGGTCGACGAAACCGTCCAGCAGACGCTGCCGGTTGGCGGTGTACCCGTCCCAGGAGTCGGGGTTGTAGCCGCGGTCGAGACCGGGCACGTAGTCGTGCTCGTGGAACATGACCTGCTGGGCGATGACGTTCCACGTCGCGCCCGAGGACTGCACCCCGTCGAGCAGCCACTTCTCTTGGTCGGCGCCCATGATGGACCGCTGCGGTTCGTCGCGTTCGGGGCCGTTGGTGCCGAACGTGTCCCCGTCGGCCTGGTCGTCGCGGTACTGGCGGGTGTCGAGCACGTGGAAGCTGGCCAGCGCGCCCCACTGCAGTCGGCGGTACAACTGCATGTCCGCCCCACGGGGCCGGGCCGCGGCGCGCAGCGGCATGTTCTCGTAGTACGCCTGGTAGGCCGCGGCCCGCCGGGCGGTGAACTCCTCCACCGTGGGGTACGGCTCCTGCTCCTCGGCGACGAGCCCGGCGTAGTTGTTCTCGACCTCGTGGTCGTCCCACGTCACGATCCAGGGCGCCACCGCGTGCGCGGCCTGCAGGTCGGGGTCGGCCTTGTACTGGGCGTGGCGCAGCCGGTAGTCGCCCAGGGTCTTCGTCTCCGGGCCCATGTGGTCGCGGACGTTGTTGCCCGACGGGGAGACGTAGTCGTTGGCGGTGTACTCGTAGATGTAGTCGCCCAGGAAGAGGACCACGTCCGGTTCCTCCTCGGCCAGGCGCCGGTAGGCGGTGAACCAGCCGTGCTCGTACTGCGCGCAGGACGCGAACGCCATGGTCAGCGCCCGACTGGAGGAGGTCGCGGCCGGGGCGGTGCGGGTCAGACCCACCGGCGAGATCGTCCCGCCCTGGCCGGCCAGCCGGAACCGGTAGAAGAACTCCCGCCCCGCGGGCAGCCCCGTCAGCTCCACGTGCACGCTGTGACCCAGCGCCGAGATCGCGCGGGTGCGGCCGCTGCGCACGACGCGCCGGAAGTCCTCGTCGTCGGCCAGTTCCCACTCCACGGGGACGTCGCGGTCGGGCATGCCCCCGCGCCCGTCGGCGGCGTAGGGGTACGGCGCCAGGCGCGTCCACAGCACGAACCCGTCGGCGGTGGGTTCACCGGAAGCGACACCCAGGGTGAAGGGGTCGCCCAGGCGGCCGATGCTCGACGCGAGGGTCCGGGGGCGAGGCGTCGGGGATTCCTGGGCCGCGAAGGCCGGCCAGGCGGTGGCGGTGACCAGGCCGGCGCCGGCGGCGCCGGTCAGGACGGCGCGGCGGCGGGGCGACGAGGACGTGGAAGGGGTGGGGGTGGGCTCAGTCACGAGGGCTCCTCGGAAGCGGTGGGGCGGCGGCGCTGCACGCGGACGGGCAGGACGCTGCTCCGGGAAACCGACGGGGATGACGATGCTGTGTGGAAGCGAGGTGAACGCTAGGTGCACGCCGTGAGTGGGGCGTCGAGTACCTGCTGCTTCGTTCGGGACGAAGAGGCCGCAGGTTCAAATCCTGTCACCCCGACCCGTGAAAGTGCAGGTCAGAGGCCCGGAACCGTGAGAGCGGGGCCGGGCCTTCGTCGTGCTGCGTGACTGACTGCGTGACTGAGCCCCCGGCAGGTTCTCCCCGTCACCCAGACGGCGCCCGCCCCGTTCCCGATGTCTCATGTCCCCATGAGCCAGACACCGCACGTGCGCCTGGCCGGTGGCCGTCAGGACGGCCGACTGATCGCCCTCGACCCTCGGGCCGACGAGCGAACCCATCGGGATGATCTCGATCCCCGACCGGCCCGCACTGGCTCGGTCACCGATCAGACCCCCCGGCCCACCTCGTGAGCTCCGACGTCGTCCTCACCGTGGCTCGTGTGGTCCGAGACCGGTCCTGGAGCAGGCAGGAACCATCGATCGCCGCCGAGCTGGCGGCTGAGCTGCACCGACAGGCCACAGCTCGGGGGTTGAACGTGACAACGCTGGCAGACTTGGACGTCGTCGTCGGGCAAGGCGGCACGTGGGCCAGGTTCACCCTGCAAGCCAACGCATCCTGACGCCGCCGGCTAGGCCAAGCGATCAGGCCGACCGGTTGGGGCCTGCCTCGGCGGGACGAGGACGGTCTTGACGGTGAGCTCGCACGGCGAGCATCGCGCAGTCGTCGTCGGGTGAGTCGCCCACGAGCTCGTCAACGACGCGATCGAGCAACTCCTCCAGGGGCAGGTCCTTCGCACCGGTCAAGACCTGTCGCAGATCGTCCACGCCGTCGGTGATGCTGCGGCCACGGTGCTCCACGAGCCCGTCGGTGTAGAGCAGCAGCGTGGACCCGGGAGGCAGTGCCTCACTGTGGTTGGAGCGCGGTGAGTCAGGAGCCAGCCCGATCAGCATCTCCGGCTCGGTGTCCAGCACCCGCGTCGTGCCGTCCGCCAGCAGCAGGACCGGAGGAAGGTGACCCGCGTTGGTCCACCGCAGGCGACGCAGGCCGGCCTGCGCGTCGTCCTCGGTCTGCTCGATGCGCGCGAGGACCAGAGTCGCCAGACCGTCGATGTGCAGACCCAGCAGGGCGCGGTCGAGGCGGTTGACGATGTCGGCAGGTGGTTCTTCCCGGTCGAAGGCGAAGGCGCGCAGCAGACCGCGCAGCTGGCCCATGTGCGCGGCAGCGGTCATGTCGTGACCGGTGACGTCACCGATGACGAGGGTGGTCGCTCCGTCGGGGAGGGTGATCGCGTCGTACCAGTCTCCGCCCACGTGCTCCTCGGTGGCGGCGGGGACGTACCGGGCCCGCAGTTCGAGGTGGTCAGGTTCGGGAAGCCTGGTCAGCAGGGAGTTCTGCAGCGTCTCAGCTGCGGTTCGACGCTCGGCGATCAACGTGGCCCGCTGGACGGCCTGCGCCGTGTAGCGCGCAGCGGCTTGCAACGCGGCCCGTTGCGCCGTGGGCAGGACGTGCGGTTCGTTCCAGAACAGGAAGATCACGCCCACCACGTCGCGGCCCAGCAGCAGCGGCACGTTGGCGGTGGCGCCCATCGCGGGGACGTCGGCGTGTTCGGTGATCGAGGGGTGGGCCTTCGCCAGCGCGTGGTGGTCTCGGTAGAAGACGCCTTGACGACTGCGGGCGGCCAGTGAGATCGGTGCGTCCTCGTTCCACGTCAGCCTCGACCAGGCGGCGTCGGTGTCCTGAGGCATGGCGTCCATCGACACGAAGTCGAGGTGAGTCTGGGTGGCGTCGGCCAACAGCAAGCCCCCACCTGCGGCCCCCAGTTCGCGGGCCACGACGTCGCTGACGGTGGCGGCCACGTCCTCCACGGTCACGGTCGCGGTCAAGGACTCGCTCAGCACCAACAGCAGCCGTCCGAAGCGGCCCACCTCCTCCGCGGCGGCCTGCGCCTTTCGAGCGCGGTCAGCCTCGGCGTGGGCCTCTTCCAGCTCGCGGGCGGCGAGGACCTGGCCGGTGACGTCGGTCAGGACTCCCACCCGGTGCGTCAGCCGCCCCTCGGCGTCGAAGACGGGGGAGATGACGACGTGGTTGTAGAAAGCCGACCCGTCCTGGCGGTAGTTCAGGATGGTCTTGCTGACTGTCTGCTCCTGGGCGATGCCGTCCCGCAGATGAGCAACGTCGGCAGGGAGCGTGTCGTCACCTTGCAGCAACCGGCAGTTGCGGCCCACCACCTCCTCGCGGGTGTAGCCGGTGAGTTCCTCGAAGCTGCGGCTGACCCAGATGAGTGGGTCGTCCTCGGCCGTCGGGTCGCTGATGGCCAGGGCCAGGCCACTGGCCAGCACCGAACGGTGGGCGCGTCCCACGACCGCGGCGTCGGTGACGTCGGCGACGGCTGTGGGGAAGCGCACGGGCATGAGGATCAACAGCGAGCGTGCCCGCAGCGGCGGTGGGGCGTCGAGCAGGGGCATGCCGATCGCCCACAGGGCCTCACGCGCCTCGGTGGCCTGCGACCGCAGCGCAGCGCTGATCTGACGTCCACGTTCGGGATCGCCCTGGGCGACCTGGGTCAGCGGCGTGGCGCTGTCGACGAGCTCACCGCCGGCGGCGACCTGCAAGCCCGCTGCCCGGGACCAGTCCTCGACGTCGATCGGCAGCGTCACGTCGGGGGCCAACTGCCGGGCCAGGTCGTTGACGTAGACGATCTGATTGGACGCGGTGTCCACCAGCATCACCGCGGCGGGGTAGTCGTGAACCACGTGCGGCAGCGCGGCGTCTAGAGCTGGCTGGTCGCCCAGAGGCGCCGCGGCGTCCCGCGCATGGCTGTCGAACAGATCACTCACCTGGGCAGAATAGGAGACGTCAGCAACGGATGATCGGCAGTCCGTGATGAACCAGGACGC
The sequence above is drawn from the Kineococcus rhizosphaerae genome and encodes:
- a CDS encoding alkaline phosphatase D family protein: MTEPTPTPSTSSSPRRRAVLTGAAGAGLVTATAWPAFAAQESPTPRPRTLASSIGRLGDPFTLGVASGEPTADGFVLWTRLAPYPYAADGRGGMPDRDVPVEWELADDEDFRRVVRSGRTRAISALGHSVHVELTGLPAGREFFYRFRLAGQGGTISPVGLTRTAPAATSSSRALTMAFASCAQYEHGWFTAYRRLAEEEPDVVLFLGDYIYEYTANDYVSPSGNNVRDHMGPETKTLGDYRLRHAQYKADPDLQAAHAVAPWIVTWDDHEVENNYAGLVAEEQEPYPTVEEFTARRAAAYQAYYENMPLRAAARPRGADMQLYRRLQWGALASFHVLDTRQYRDDQADGDTFGTNGPERDEPQRSIMGADQEKWLLDGVQSSGATWNVIAQQVMFHEHDYVPGLDRGYNPDSWDGYTANRQRLLDGFVDRGVDNPVVLSGDVHKHYAADLARFADDQNSVPVGVELVCTSITSGGDGGDTYATRDSELADNPDLKLANNQRGYVVARLDRRELRADFQVLDQVSQPGSPVSTRASFVVDAGRPGLQEA
- a CDS encoding PP2C family protein-serine/threonine phosphatase is translated as MSDLFDSHARDAAAPLGDQPALDAALPHVVHDYPAAVMLVDTASNQIVYVNDLARQLAPDVTLPIDVEDWSRAAGLQVAAGGELVDSATPLTQVAQGDPERGRQISAALRSQATEAREALWAIGMPLLDAPPPLRARSLLILMPVRFPTAVADVTDAAVVGRAHRSVLASGLALAISDPTAEDDPLIWVSRSFEELTGYTREEVVGRNCRLLQGDDTLPADVAHLRDGIAQEQTVSKTILNYRQDGSAFYNHVVISPVFDAEGRLTHRVGVLTDVTGQVLAARELEEAHAEADRARKAQAAAEEVGRFGRLLLVLSESLTATVTVEDVAATVSDVVARELGAAGGGLLLADATQTHLDFVSMDAMPQDTDAAWSRLTWNEDAPISLAARSRQGVFYRDHHALAKAHPSITEHADVPAMGATANVPLLLGRDVVGVIFLFWNEPHVLPTAQRAALQAAARYTAQAVQRATLIAERRTAAETLQNSLLTRLPEPDHLELRARYVPAATEEHVGGDWYDAITLPDGATTLVIGDVTGHDMTAAAHMGQLRGLLRAFAFDREEPPADIVNRLDRALLGLHIDGLATLVLARIEQTEDDAQAGLRRLRWTNAGHLPPVLLLADGTTRVLDTEPEMLIGLAPDSPRSNHSEALPPGSTLLLYTDGLVEHRGRSITDGVDDLRQVLTGAKDLPLEELLDRVVDELVGDSPDDDCAMLAVRAHRQDRPRPAEAGPNRSA